A single genomic interval of Dysidea avara chromosome 6, odDysAvar1.4, whole genome shotgun sequence harbors:
- the LOC136257926 gene encoding ATP-dependent DNA helicase RecQ-like produces the protein MDASPEPSPQQHETHPRTRLSFQDALSCTLTTMGLAPLKPKQEEAVRAFVKGKDVFGILPTGYGKSVIYAILPLLFDFMLGCAGSIVVVITPLIALMVDQKKNFAPTGVSVEFVGKAQDDNTAVKRVLKGEVQLVYISPENILNNRRFRDMLQKSNYQQRLVAVVVDEAHCVQMWGEKFRKAFFKIGSLRSLVPKSVNVMALTATATEQTVATVKRQLAMDDPIMVGLNLDRSNIKYIVKPSITLEEFTTTIASELISSRVNTPKTVIFCQSLIECAEVFSMVKVKLGHEISEPPGFEHIVELRLLTSFTAVSSNEHRESIIDEFSKMDSILRVVIASSAFGMGVNIPDISRVINWGLPPTLEDLVQQTGRAGRNGIPADAILYSNSSYNSTKPIKDYAANTGYCRRYLLFKFFLFSKDKQCITGCRCCDLCSSLCGCQQCNNL, from the exons ATGGATGCTTCACCTGAACCTTCACCACAGCAACATGAAACTCATCCTCGAACTCGTCTGAGTTTTCAGGACGCGTTGTCATGTACATTGACGACTATGGGCCTTGCTCCGTTAAAGCCGAAACAG GAGGAAGCTGTTCGAGCATTTGTTAAAGGCAAAGATGTGTTTGGTATTTTGCCAACTGGGTATGGCAAATCAGTGATTTATGCTATTCTACCATTACTGTTTGATTTTATGTTAG GTTGTGCTGGTAGCATTGTTGTTGTCATTACACCATTAATTGCTTTGATGGTGGACCAAAAGAAGAACTTTGCACCTACTGGAGTCTCAGTAGAATTTGTTGGGAAAGCACAAGATGATAACACTGCCGTAAAGAGAGTACTTAAAGGGGAAGTACAATTAGTGTATATAAGCCCAGAGAATATTTTAAACAATCGAAGGTTTCGTGATATGTTGCAGAAAAGCAACTACCAGCAGAGACTAGTGGCAGTTGTAGTGGATGAAGCTCATTGTGTTCAGATGTG GGGTGAAAAATTTCGGAAAGCTTTCTTCAAAATAGGATCTCTAAGAAGCTTGGTGCCTAAATCTGTCAATGTAATGGCACTTACTGCTACAGCCACTGAGCAGACTGTTGCCACAGTGAAGAGGCAGCTGGCCATGGATGATCCCATTATGGTTGGCTTGAATTTGGATAGATCAAACATTAAATACATTGTAAAGCCGTCTATAACTCTAGAAGAGTTCACAACTACCATTGCCAGTGAACTTATCTCTAGtcgtgtaaacacaccaaagacTGTGATTTTTTGCCAATCGCTCATAGAATGTGCTGAAGTATTTTCTATGGTAAAAGTCAAACTTGGCCATGAGATATCTGAACCTCCAGGATTTGAACATATTGTTGAACTGAGACTTTTGACATCATTTACAGCAGTATCAAGTAATGAACATAGGGAATCGATTATCGATGAATTCAGTAAGATGGATTCCATTCTCAGGGTGGTAATTGCCAGCAGTGCGTTTGGGATGGGAGTTAACATTCCAGACATTTCCCGAGTAATTAATTGGGGACTACCACCGACACTGGAGGATCTGGTGCAACAAACAGGGAGAGCCGGAAGAAATGGAATTCCAGCTGATGCTATACTTTACAGCAACAGTTCATATAATTCCACCAAACCAATTAAGGATTATGCAGCAAACACTGGTTATTGTCGTAGGTATTtattatttaaattttttttgtttagcaAAGACAAGCAGTGTATAACTGGCTGTCGATGTTGTGACCTTTGTAGTTCTTTATGTGGATGTCAACAGTGTAATAATTTGTGA